Proteins from a genomic interval of Lolium perenne isolate Kyuss_39 chromosome 1, Kyuss_2.0, whole genome shotgun sequence:
- the LOC127327306 gene encoding 22.3 kDa class VI heat shock protein — MPPINVLQQADNGADPKLNMPLREDVFTTFLQSSGSADTMFAEGSLFSPFLFGKFFDPVDAFPLWEFESDVLLAALRPGGRTTVDWAETDCEYYLRADIPGGKKCDVEVSGDGARVVNVSGLWCAPPVDGQDWRAGTWWEHGFVRRLEMPEDADGSKVEACFDDCHGSLEIKVPKKKSDGQEATA; from the exons ATGCCGCCGATCAATGTCCTGCAGCAGGCCGACAATGGCGCGGATCCCAAGTTGAACATGCCGCTGCGTGAGGACGTCTTCACCACGTTCCTGCAGTCCTCCGGCAGCGCCGACACCATGTTCGCGGAGGGGTCCCTGTTCAGCCCCTTCCTGTTCGGCAAGTTCTTCGACCCGGTCGACGCGTTCCCGCTGTGGGAGTTCGAGTCCGATGTGCTGCTCGCAGCGCTCCGCCCCGGCGGCAGGACcaccgtcgactgggccgagacggACTGCGAGTACTACCTTAGAGCCGACATACCAG GTGGAAAGAAATGCGACGTGGAGGTGAGCGGCGATGGCGCGCGGGTGGTGAATGTGAGCGGGCTGTGGTGCGCGCCACCGGTGGACGGCCAGGACTGGCGTGCCGGCACGTGGtgggagcacggcttcgtgcgGCGCCTGGAGATGCCGGAGGACGCCGATGGGAGCAAGGTGGAGGCCTGTTTCGACGATTGCCATGGGTCGCTGGAGATCAAGGTCCCCAAGAAGAAGAGCGACGGGCAGGAAGCCACCGCCTGA